Proteins from a genomic interval of Rubinisphaera italica:
- a CDS encoding IS4 family transposase — MVTGRDTASKDVYSIKSLLQGCSLVAICELDVNRWAELNFGTCDLGDARRTRRAVKVARLMAEHPDGSTPAQCERWADLKAAYRLFDCDEVTFTTLAEPHWQQTRKQARRTVLLIGDTMSTHFEFRRQIEGMKQARNGSARGFLLHNSMMVCAASGEIIGLAGQELFYRQPAPKQTSFQRKKRERESEVWGRVIDLVGPPPEQTRYVHVFDRGADNFEVFCHLVEQRSDWVIRAAQMHRAVTDPDGQRVSVNDLLAQQPVWGTYELEVRGSFRSPQRTARLEVCVAEAILPRPKRMTPYLKQVGLEEIRQSVIEVREIDAPAGVDPLRWVLWTSLPVPSFAAAWRVIEYYERRWLIEEFHKAIKTGCRLESRQYLKSQRLEALAGMMSVLGVRLVQMKMLARSQPDHPAEQVVPKVWLEMLRVLRKGSKIDTLREFFRQLAGLGGHLLRTGDGEPGWLTIWCGLDKLLLAIRGYEAMRKRYG; from the coding sequence ATGGTGACGGGACGGGACACCGCTTCGAAAGACGTTTACAGCATTAAGAGTCTTTTGCAGGGATGCAGTCTTGTGGCAATCTGCGAACTTGATGTCAATCGGTGGGCCGAACTTAACTTTGGAACTTGTGATCTGGGAGATGCACGGCGGACGCGGCGAGCGGTCAAAGTGGCACGACTGATGGCCGAGCATCCCGATGGCAGCACGCCGGCACAGTGCGAGCGATGGGCGGATCTGAAAGCCGCTTACCGATTATTTGATTGCGATGAGGTGACCTTCACCACTCTGGCCGAACCGCATTGGCAACAGACCAGAAAACAGGCACGCCGAACGGTTTTACTGATTGGCGATACGATGTCGACTCACTTTGAGTTTCGTCGACAGATTGAGGGAATGAAGCAGGCCAGGAATGGATCCGCACGTGGCTTTCTCCTGCACAATTCGATGATGGTCTGCGCGGCTTCGGGCGAGATTATTGGGTTGGCAGGACAGGAACTGTTCTATCGGCAACCGGCTCCGAAACAGACTTCCTTTCAACGGAAGAAACGCGAGCGGGAGTCCGAAGTCTGGGGACGCGTGATCGATCTTGTCGGCCCGCCGCCTGAGCAAACCCGGTATGTGCATGTGTTTGATCGGGGAGCAGACAACTTCGAAGTTTTCTGCCATCTTGTTGAGCAGCGATCCGACTGGGTGATTCGAGCCGCTCAGATGCATCGGGCCGTGACCGATCCAGACGGTCAACGCGTGAGCGTAAACGACTTACTGGCTCAGCAACCGGTGTGGGGAACGTATGAGTTGGAAGTGCGGGGATCTTTCCGATCTCCGCAGCGAACGGCGAGGCTGGAAGTGTGTGTCGCCGAGGCAATCCTTCCTCGCCCCAAACGTATGACTCCGTATCTGAAACAGGTCGGCCTTGAGGAAATTCGTCAATCGGTGATTGAGGTGCGGGAAATTGATGCCCCCGCTGGTGTTGATCCTTTGCGCTGGGTGCTGTGGACCTCGTTACCGGTTCCTTCATTCGCGGCGGCCTGGCGGGTGATCGAGTATTACGAGCGCCGTTGGTTGATCGAAGAGTTTCATAAGGCGATCAAGACGGGGTGCCGTCTGGAGTCGCGTCAGTACTTGAAATCACAACGTCTCGAAGCGTTGGCTGGAATGATGAGTGTGCTGGGGGTGCGTCTGGTTCAAATGAAAATGCTCGCCCGCTCGCAACCGGACCATCCTGCCGAACAGGTTGTCCCCAAGGTCTGGCTGGAGATGCTGCGTGTGCTGCGGAAGGGATCAAAGATTGACACGCTCCGCGAATTCTTCCGCCAACTGGCGGGACTGGGCGGACATCTGCTTCGTACAGGAGATGGCGAACCCGGCTGGCTGACCATCTGGTGCGGTCTCGACAAACTTCTGCTGGCGATCCGTGGCTATGAAGCCATGCGAAAAAGATATGGGTAA
- a CDS encoding tetratricopeptide repeat protein, with product MQTIFPPIFTLLLFGFLNVSVFSSDQEEEHATGSIEYNYRQGIKYLEGDGVEKNGKEAARYFSKAALAGHIDAQCWLGEMYDFGNGVTQDYVQAIKWYRLAAEQGNALAQNNLGVKYVKGLGVEQDDEQAFKWLQKAAFQKQVNAQNSLGVMYHTGRWVEINELEAIKWFSLSAAQGDAKAQCNLGDMYSIGAGVEKDDAIAANWYRKSALQGHAEAQCYLGHCYYRGEGVQKDYTEAEKWFRKSARQGFAKAQYMLGSMFDHGIGVDVDDELAVSFYRKAADQNHMQAIYSLGTMYHNGEGIEQNHSTAAKWYRKAAEKNHSKAQYLLGILLQSGKGVDQNYEEAAKWYRLSAEQQYADAEFQIGYLYEIGRGVPKDISLAMAWYQKAAKQKNANAQTNLGMIYFNGSGVEHNYEQAHEYFQLAAEQGEKTAQYNLGLLYYSGDGVKQSSTEAAKWLLKAANQNDADAQFIISTMYARGIGLNKDEINAMEWLRESAKNGSTEAIKLLRLQRR from the coding sequence ATGCAGACGATCTTTCCTCCGATTTTTACTCTTTTACTATTCGGTTTTCTGAATGTCTCTGTATTCAGTTCGGATCAGGAAGAGGAGCATGCGACCGGTTCAATCGAATACAATTATCGCCAGGGAATCAAATATCTCGAAGGAGATGGGGTTGAAAAGAATGGCAAAGAAGCGGCTCGGTACTTCAGCAAAGCGGCTTTGGCAGGACACATCGATGCTCAGTGCTGGCTGGGTGAAATGTACGACTTTGGCAATGGAGTTACTCAGGATTATGTGCAAGCGATCAAATGGTATCGACTTGCTGCCGAGCAAGGGAATGCCTTAGCTCAAAACAACCTTGGAGTAAAATACGTTAAAGGCTTAGGGGTAGAGCAGGATGACGAGCAGGCCTTTAAATGGCTTCAAAAGGCAGCTTTCCAAAAACAAGTTAATGCCCAGAATAGTCTTGGCGTGATGTATCATACAGGCCGGTGGGTTGAGATTAATGAACTTGAAGCGATTAAGTGGTTCAGTTTGTCAGCTGCACAGGGAGATGCGAAAGCTCAGTGTAATCTGGGAGACATGTATAGCATTGGAGCCGGTGTAGAGAAAGACGATGCCATCGCTGCCAATTGGTATCGCAAATCGGCCTTGCAGGGGCATGCAGAGGCGCAATGCTATTTGGGCCATTGTTATTACCGTGGAGAGGGAGTTCAAAAAGACTACACCGAAGCAGAGAAATGGTTTCGCAAATCGGCAAGGCAAGGATTCGCGAAAGCTCAATACATGCTGGGATCCATGTTCGATCATGGAATAGGCGTCGATGTTGATGACGAGCTGGCCGTTTCGTTTTATCGAAAAGCCGCAGATCAGAATCACATGCAAGCCATTTACTCGTTGGGAACGATGTATCATAACGGAGAGGGTATCGAGCAAAACCACAGCACGGCTGCGAAGTGGTATCGGAAAGCAGCTGAAAAGAATCATTCGAAAGCCCAGTATTTGCTGGGCATTTTGTTACAAAGCGGAAAAGGGGTCGATCAAAACTACGAAGAAGCGGCCAAATGGTATCGATTGTCTGCGGAACAGCAATATGCAGACGCTGAATTTCAGATCGGATATCTCTATGAAATCGGACGCGGCGTTCCGAAAGATATTTCACTTGCAATGGCTTGGTATCAGAAAGCCGCTAAACAGAAAAATGCGAATGCTCAGACCAATCTTGGAATGATTTATTTCAATGGCAGCGGCGTTGAACATAATTATGAACAAGCTCATGAGTATTTCCAGCTGGCAGCTGAACAAGGTGAAAAAACCGCTCAATATAATCTTGGCCTCCTTTACTACAGTGGAGACGGGGTTAAGCAGAGTTCGACCGAAGCTGCAAAATGGCTATTAAAGGCAGCCAACCAGAATGATGCAGATGCCCAGTTTATTATTAGTACAATGTATGCCAGAGGGATTGGCTTGAATAAAGACGAAATAAACGCAATGGAGTGGCTGAGAGAATCTGCCAAGAATGGAAGCACAGAGGCAATAAAATTGCTCCGGCTACAGCGACGATGA